Within the Rosa rugosa chromosome 2, drRosRugo1.1, whole genome shotgun sequence genome, the region ATATTAATATTTAAGAATCTCCTTAGCAAGGAAGgtgtgtatatatacatataaagggatcccttgtgggactcacttttcgatcgcatttcGTCATCTTAGCCACTCAGTTTTTTgctcctaatgtatagatcatatctgcaaattttcagccaaattgttgatcgttaaggtatcagacTAGTTTAAATCAATGGACCGAATTGAATCTGTCTAACATGAatcgttcatgtttataattgtaaatcacagttttgaatatcttaatgattatcaatttggctgaaaatttgcatagatgatctactgatctactcatatagatcTAAACACTGAATGGtggagatgtgaatatgtgattaaAAAGTGGGTCAAATGTTTTTAGTTATATATTAGATGGGTAGAAAGTTGTACATAAAATATAACAATGCATCGCATGACGGATGTAGATAGTTAAATAGCAGCCTATGACGTATGTCACTTGCATAAGCCAAAACTCCAAAACCAATTGCCCAGGTAGAAATAATAAGGGATATTGACCCAATGCCCAAATTTGGGCCAATATATTcacacttactccactaagagttttttactctcaTTTATCCAATTTAACATTTAATGACAGTTTTACCCTATCAATTAAACTAaaactcatctctctctctctctctctctctctctatctctctcacaGCGCAGTCGTCGAGGCCCAATCTGAGGCCACCGGAATTGCTCCGTCGTCGATACTCAAATCGGTCTGGCATCAAGGCTCTTAATCCGTTGTCGTACAGCACGGTTTCGACTCCGACGGAGACTCCGGCGCAGTCGTCGAGGCACAAATCGGTCCGGCATCGAGGCTCAATCCGCCGACATGCAGCACAGACTTCGACTTCGACTCCGACGTGCAGCCCAAATTTCGATTCCGGTTTCGACTTTGACGTGTAATACAAACTTCGACTCCAACACTGACAGCTGGGCAATAAACTCCGACATAGATTCCGATGTTGGGTCGAGTTGGGCCTGGACTGAGCAGAGGTCCTGGATGGCGAGGCGGAAGTTGTTGTAGGTGTTGGAGTTGAACCAGAGGACCGAGGACTTTAGGCGGAGGTCGAGGAGGGTGATGTGGCTCTGGCGATTGCCGGCGGCGAGGAGGAAGTGGGAGCTGGAAGGCTTGGTGGAGAGGAGGTCGAGGCCTGGATGGTGGATGGCGTCGGTGAGGGTCTTTAGCTCGACATGGTTGCAAGAGAGAATGCTCCTCTGATctagttttgtttcttcttcatcttgcCCGGGTTGCAGGTTTGGGAGTGGTGTGGGAGATTAGGACTTTGTTtacatttcttttttggatcaaTTACTGGTCCTCAATAGATTAAAATGagtacactactagaaaaacccCCCAATGCACACAGATTACATTCACATGAATATTCACACGGAGAGAAGTCTATGTGAAAAACACTGTGATACACACAGATGTTCGTgtgaaaattatattcacacAGTCATCCGTGTGAAATATATTCTTAAAAGTGGGGCCGCAAAAatacacacggatttccgtaTGAATTAGAGTTCACACGGACAAAAATCCGTGTAAATTGtatttcaaaataaaagaaaaataagttaACTGATTTTTTGTATGAATTAGAGTTCACACGGACAAAAATCCGTGTGACTTCTATTTCAAAATAAAACGAAAATAAATTAActaaatataaattaataaaCATATTTATATTTGGCATATTGTTCCCCAGAAATATTTAATTTTACatagatatccgtgtgaatttTTTGTTGCACACAATAATCCGTGtgaatttttttcaattactttatgCAAATTTTATGTATTCTTCATTATCACATTGGCatactctctctctgtctcacaGATCTGAGATCTCTATCTCAGATCTCTTTATCATCTTCTaacttctctctttctcacAGGAACAGCTAGGTTATTAGGTTTATAAACTAGTTCGTCGGCAACAAACCTCCTTCAACATAATCACCGAACCCTTCAGGGGAAACCCTCGTTTTGCAGTCAATCGTTTCATTTCTCAGATGCCCAAGCCATTGATTGCTGAGGTTAGTTCTCCATCCCTTTTGATTTCCTGTATTGATTTCTAGGGTTTAGATATGAGTGGGTATTGATTTTAGTTTTCTTGGATTCCTTTGCAGATTTATGTCTTTTGCTCTGCGGGGTTTTGTTATCTGCTTCAATTTGTGTCAAAGAAAATGTCTTTTTTGTTGAAAAGTGATTCGGAATATCGATTGGAAGCGCAAGGAACAGATCGAGTGGAAGCGCCATTATGGCAAGTAGGGCTGGGCGTTTTGAACCGGAAACCCGAAAACCCGGCCCGGATTGGCCCGGACCGCCgggttcgggccgggctttgaaaaaaaaaacatgaaaatttaaggcccggaccgtttatgaataaaacgggccggtcccgggcctGATATCTCAGCAGCGTAAAAGCCCGAATAACAGCCCGCATAACCCATAGTGTCATATGTCCCTCTGTGATAGGCTAGTTATTTAAGTATAGTGTGAAATTGACCACAGGTGATCACCGAACCCTACTTAcctagacttttttttttatctgatcCTACTTACCTAGGCGACTTGTTTTGGAAAACCCTTATCCGCCACTCGTTTAGCACGACCTCAGCTCTCTGCCTCTCTGTTCTTCGAACCCTAAAACCCCAAATTTCAGATTTCCAATCCCAGCCTATTACGCCCAATCAAGCTTCAATCAGTTCGTGTATAACTTTCATCAGCCTGTTAAATCCATTGCTTGTTCGAAATGACCACTTCTGGGAATGAGATCGTGCCGGCGAATCCATCCACTGAGGGCAGTGGGGCGACTAAGGGCGGTGCGGCGACTAATGGCGGATCGGCTACTGGTGGAGGAGCCACGACTGATGGCGGTGAGGCgacttctctttcttctgcttcttccttTCCCTCTTCTGCAACTCATGGCCTCATAATCATATGATTAATTGAAACTATTTCTCATAGATTCAATGGCTTCTGGATTGGATTAGTGAAAGAATGAAGTTTTTGTATAGTTCTAGGTGGATGATTTCAAAAGCAGCCGAAAGTTGGTGAGGTGTGCTGAAGTCGGCATCTTGGCCGGTGAGTTGCTAAACCAAGGTTCTAAATTCGGAGGCGCTCATCGGGTTTGAATGTTTGATATATGAACCACCTTAATCGGCCTCTTCTTCGATTTGGAGCTTCTAGTCCTTGCTTCCTCTCTCTGGCTACCGAAAAGCCCGGAAAGCCCGAAGGACCGGCCGGTTTATTAACGGTCCGGGCTTTCCCGGTCCCTGAAAATGGAAAACATGTTTTGAGCCCGACCCGAAAATTTCGGGCTCGGTCCCGGTTCCTGTAAAACCCATGCCGGGCTGGGACCGTGCCTAGGCCTAATGGCAAGTACAAGCCCCTAAAGAAACTGAGGTTGGCGGAGGTTGAAGCCGAGCAAAAGGAGCTCCAGGAGGCTATAAAAAATGCAAGACAAAGAGGCTTGAATTGAAATGGTTTAAAGCATTTTCATTGCACATTGTTCACTTGAATGCTTGTTATCTGTCTCTATTACTGTATCATCTATATCATTGATTTTTGTACTTCCCTCCATGAAATAATTCAGGTAAGTATATATACTACATATTGATATGCTAATGTTTTTCTTTATCTTGCAGTTACTGCCCTTAATGGTGATGTATAACAGCTTAACCTGTAAGTCAAAACCAAGTGGTTGGAAATCAAGTGGCCGTGACCCTTGTGGTGATTCAAATTGATGGCAGTGTGCATATCATAGTCTCAAATTTGTCTTGCAACAGATGAGTCTGGGTAAATTAATGAAGACTACAATTGAGAAAGAACACAAGGTAGATAAGGTTGGGGATTTGGCCCTCTCTGCTTCACTAGAGGAACACGCAGAGGCAAGTCAAGCAACTAGAGATGATAATGGTGATtctgatggtgatgatgaagaagaggatgggGAGGGTGTTCGTAATTAACATAGGTGCAACTTTTAGTAAAATTGCAAGATGTTTTGACTCATCGATTTTGTAGAAGCATCATTCTTAGaacaagttcacccgttgggtcatcgggtcacctactattcactgctttttagtgtatatttcaTTCTCtaggtcacgaaatacactgttcccgtgacccagggcacgaaatacactatgctcgtgacccagatggtgaaattaacactaaaaagcagtgaatagtgggtgacctggtgacccaacaggtgaacttgctcttatgtGTATATCAATCGAGTTCGTATGTGTATCAATTGAGTTCAATGAGTTTCTATTGTgaagcaaagaagaaaaaaatattaaataaaataTGTACATATTTAAATcattcgataaaaaaaaaactgtataaATATGTTCACACAGATTTTTTGGGTGATTGGACGTAGGAGCAATAGTTGTGATTTAAGTGGGACCCACTAAATGCATTCACACGGACAACAAAAATCCGTATGTAAGTAATATTAGCAACGCCAGTAATACGTACGGATTTTTAATCCGTCGTTGTACCGTGTGTATTGATgtattcacacggatttccgtatGGAATACTATGATTTCACACAGATTCTCATCCTTGTGTGATTGGGGGTTTTTCTAGTAGTAGTATTAAACCTAAACTGTTAATATTCTATACAACTATATTAGTTTTGCTATACAAGTATGGGTAATAAGTTTGCCATAATATAATTATTAGGGGGTAATAATATATtgattgggaggcaataatatgattattgggtattattagaGGGCAGTAAAATCAGATGCCGGAATCCGATCACTAGTTGCCGATTCCTGTCACCGGTTACTGGATTCCAGTCACAAGAGTCCGCGGCTGGCCACctgtcaccggagtccggcgagGTCTCCGATAACTTCTCTCTTTATtaacaaagaaggagagggcaaaattgttctaaaaataaataaaacgcaacaaaaaatacttaattgggtattatggcgaaatatatataaactattgggtaagtgggcaatctcataagatgtttgggtaaataaagttagtgtagctcaaatttgaataaattgaCATTTTCCTAAATAATAATGGGGATTAATGGTTATTAATTTGAAGCATTGGCTGCTAAGAAACCTTCAAAGTAAAACACTTGGAAATGAATCATTTCTCTATCAAAGACTGCATGTCACTATGTCAATAATATCGAGAGGCACGTGATTCTGAATTTTTGACTCCATATGTATGGTGC harbors:
- the LOC133731220 gene encoding uncharacterized protein LOC133731220 gives rise to the protein MPKPLIAEIYVFCSAGFCYLLQFVSKKMSFLLKSDSEYRLEAQGTDRVEAPLWPNGKYKPLKKLRLAEVEAEQKELQEAIKNARQRGLNFTALNGDCAYHSLKFVLQQMSLGKLMKTTIEKEHKVDKVGDLALSASLEEHAEASQATRDDNGDSDGDDEEEDGEGVRN